A window of Mucilaginibacter paludis DSM 18603 contains these coding sequences:
- a CDS encoding copper-translocating P-type ATPase: MGRVIFNRYYLAIRTSQMNEQLKMDHSKMQHIGAPGKENQNHHTMMIADFKKRFYLVLILTVPILLLSTIIQRFMGVDWSFSGSSYILLALSSFVFVYGGWPFLTGLVDEVKTKKPGMMLLIGFAITVAYGYSTAVVFGLKGMDFFWELDTLILIMLLGHWIEMRSIVGASRELALLVALMPDNAHLVISDKVKDVKTDTLKAGDIVLIKPGERVSADGIIIEGESYLNESMLTGESKPVKKEKGDKVIAGSVNGNGSFTLTVSHTEKDSFLSQVIKLVDDAQQSKSKTQLLADTAAKWLTVIALATGLTTFFYWYLTGHPLAFAIERMVTVIVICCPHALGLAVPLVVARSTSLAAKYGLLIKNRNAFEDSRKITTVVFDKTGTLTMGKFEVSKVVPLKKGLEEGELIRMAAALEQKSEHPIASGILQKAKNLKIAIPPAADFKAITGEGVQATVEHKKVLVVSPGYLKENKITVPGDFKANDTETVVFVIIADELAGYIALSDEIRPESSGAIKALKQENIKSLLLTGDNLKVAASVSKTLGMDSFMAEVLPGQKQEKIKELQKKGEFVAMTGDGVNDAPALAQADIGIAVGSGSDIAAETAGIILVNSNPKDIVSLILFGKATYRKMIQNLIWATGYNVVALPLAAGVLYNEGIMLNPAAGAALMALSTIVVAINASLLKVKSMN, from the coding sequence ATGGGACGTGTAATTTTCAACAGGTATTATTTAGCCATAAGAACAAGCCAGATGAACGAGCAATTAAAAATGGATCATAGTAAAATGCAGCATATAGGTGCTCCCGGTAAGGAGAATCAAAATCACCATACGATGATGATTGCTGATTTTAAAAAGCGGTTTTATCTGGTGCTTATCCTGACCGTTCCTATCCTGCTCTTGTCAACCATTATCCAGCGGTTTATGGGGGTAGATTGGAGCTTTTCTGGTTCATCCTATATACTATTAGCGCTTTCTTCTTTTGTGTTTGTTTATGGAGGATGGCCATTTTTAACCGGATTAGTCGATGAGGTGAAAACAAAAAAACCAGGGATGATGCTGCTGATTGGTTTTGCCATCACAGTTGCCTACGGTTACAGCACCGCCGTTGTATTTGGATTAAAAGGAATGGATTTTTTCTGGGAGTTGGATACACTTATCCTGATTATGCTGTTAGGGCATTGGATAGAAATGAGATCAATCGTAGGGGCCTCGCGGGAATTAGCGCTATTAGTAGCATTAATGCCCGATAATGCCCACCTGGTTATTTCTGATAAAGTAAAGGATGTTAAAACCGATACGCTTAAAGCGGGGGACATTGTACTGATCAAGCCGGGCGAAAGAGTCTCGGCGGATGGGATCATTATAGAAGGTGAAAGCTACCTGAACGAAAGTATGCTTACTGGTGAGTCAAAACCCGTGAAGAAAGAAAAAGGCGATAAAGTAATTGCCGGATCGGTAAACGGCAACGGCTCATTTACACTTACCGTAAGTCATACTGAAAAAGACTCGTTCCTGTCACAAGTAATAAAACTGGTTGATGACGCACAGCAATCAAAATCCAAGACGCAATTATTGGCAGATACTGCTGCAAAATGGTTAACTGTTATCGCATTGGCAACAGGTTTGACTACCTTTTTCTACTGGTATTTAACCGGTCACCCGTTAGCCTTTGCAATCGAAAGAATGGTCACCGTGATTGTGATTTGTTGCCCGCATGCACTGGGGTTGGCCGTACCCCTGGTAGTAGCCAGATCAACCTCTTTAGCAGCCAAATATGGTCTGTTGATTAAAAACAGGAATGCCTTTGAAGATTCGAGAAAGATCACGACGGTAGTATTTGATAAAACAGGGACGTTAACCATGGGGAAATTTGAGGTTTCAAAAGTAGTTCCACTGAAGAAGGGGTTAGAGGAAGGCGAACTCATTAGAATGGCTGCCGCTCTGGAACAGAAATCAGAACATCCCATTGCATCAGGTATCCTGCAAAAAGCAAAGAATTTGAAGATTGCCATTCCTCCCGCAGCAGATTTTAAGGCGATTACCGGTGAGGGGGTTCAGGCTACTGTTGAGCATAAAAAAGTATTGGTTGTTAGTCCAGGCTATTTAAAAGAAAATAAAATCACAGTTCCTGGTGATTTCAAAGCTAATGATACGGAAACAGTGGTCTTTGTAATTATAGCTGATGAACTGGCAGGGTATATTGCTTTATCTGATGAGATAAGGCCGGAGTCTTCAGGAGCGATCAAGGCTTTAAAGCAGGAAAATATTAAATCGTTGCTGCTTACGGGCGACAACCTCAAAGTTGCAGCAAGCGTTAGCAAAACATTGGGAATGGATAGTTTCATGGCGGAAGTATTGCCCGGACAAAAACAGGAAAAAATAAAGGAGCTGCAAAAAAAAGGTGAGTTTGTGGCCATGACCGGTGATGGTGTAAATGATGCCCCGGCACTGGCCCAGGCAGATATCGGCATAGCCGTGGGGTCTGGGAGTGATATTGCAGCCGAAACAGCCGGGATTATTTTAGTTAACAGTAATCCCAAAGACATTGTAAGTTTAATACTATTTGGAAAAGCCACCTACCGTAAAATGATACAGAACCTCATCTGGGCCACGGGTTACAATGTTGTTGCCTTGCCATTGGCAGCAGGTGTGCTTTATAATGAAGGAATTATGTTAAACCCCGCTGCCGGCGCCGCATTAATGGCCCTTAGTACCATCGTCGTGGCCATCAATGCAAGTCTGTTAAAGGTAAAATCCATGAACTAG
- a CDS encoding SHOCT domain-containing protein, whose protein sequence is MFYYNYFWGMDLIWWFIWIILLFWIFAIPYDIPGQRNRKRSPFDALQRRFASGEIGPEEYHERKKIIEMEYIQRS, encoded by the coding sequence ATGTTTTATTACAATTATTTCTGGGGTATGGACCTCATCTGGTGGTTCATTTGGATCATACTATTGTTTTGGATATTCGCTATCCCATACGATATACCCGGCCAGCGCAACAGAAAACGTAGCCCATTCGATGCCCTGCAGCGGCGTTTTGCCTCCGGAGAAATAGGGCCTGAGGAATATCATGAAAGAAAGAAAATCATCGAAATGGAATACATACAAAGAAGTTAA
- a CDS encoding cupin domain-containing protein, whose amino-acid sequence MKDSVDLLVDPVKGFHSNIERDVMENVNFRKVLYTSVHMQVVLMTLKPGEEIGEEIHNANDQFFRFEIGIGKCTINGTEYDVSDGDAIVVPAGAKHNVVNTSTSAELKMYTIYAPANHKDGIVRVTKAEAEDFPEKFDGETTE is encoded by the coding sequence ATGAAAGACAGTGTGGATTTATTGGTGGATCCGGTTAAAGGATTTCACTCGAATATCGAAAGAGATGTAATGGAAAATGTCAATTTCCGAAAGGTACTTTATACTAGTGTACACATGCAGGTGGTCTTGATGACACTGAAGCCCGGCGAAGAAATCGGAGAGGAAATTCATAACGCCAATGATCAGTTTTTCCGCTTCGAAATTGGTATAGGTAAATGTACCATTAACGGAACTGAGTACGACGTTAGTGATGGCGATGCAATTGTAGTGCCGGCCGGAGCTAAACATAATGTTGTTAATACCAGCACCTCCGCTGAACTGAAAATGTATACCATTTATGCACCAGCTAATCATAAGGACGGGATCGTTAGGGTCACTAAAGCAGAAGCCGAGGATTTCCCCGAGAAATTTGATGGAGAGACAACGGAATAA
- a CDS encoding BON domain-containing protein has product MKTNQELQKDVQDAIKWEPLLNAAEIGVTAKDGVVTLTGTVDSYAKKIEAEDATKNVAGVKAVAEEITIKYSDFGKKSDTEISNEVLKAWKWNWQIPEDKIKVKVENGWVTLEGELEWNYQKEAAKIAIRNLAGVMGVISNIKIKSDIHDGIEKAAIKSALQRNSSIDDLDINVDVTGNHVTLKGTVNSFYAKDEAEQIAWNAPGVWSVDNELIIEY; this is encoded by the coding sequence ATGAAAACGAATCAAGAATTGCAGAAAGATGTTCAGGATGCCATCAAATGGGAACCGCTGTTGAATGCCGCTGAGATTGGGGTAACAGCCAAAGATGGTGTAGTGACCTTAACAGGCACTGTTGACAGTTATGCTAAAAAGATAGAGGCGGAAGATGCGACAAAAAACGTAGCCGGTGTTAAAGCTGTAGCCGAAGAAATAACCATTAAATATAGCGATTTCGGTAAAAAGAGCGATACGGAAATATCCAACGAGGTTTTAAAAGCCTGGAAATGGAACTGGCAAATTCCGGAAGACAAAATTAAAGTTAAAGTTGAAAATGGCTGGGTGACCCTGGAAGGTGAACTCGAATGGAATTATCAGAAAGAAGCTGCCAAAATAGCCATCAGGAATCTTGCCGGCGTAATGGGCGTTATCAGCAATATTAAAATCAAATCTGATATCCACGACGGCATTGAGAAGGCAGCCATCAAATCTGCGTTGCAACGGAATTCGTCAATTGACGATCTGGATATTAACGTCGATGTAACAGGTAACCATGTTACGCTAAAGGGTACGGTCAACTCATTTTACGCCAAAGATGAAGCAGAACAAATTGCCTGGAATGCCCCGGGAGTTTGGAGCGTAGACAATGAACTGATTATTGAATATTAG
- a CDS encoding BON domain-containing protein, producing MKTNQGLQTDVENALLWEPLLHTAKISVIAEDGIITLAGTVDSYAKKAEAEEAAKKVAGVKVIIELIEVVLSSEIRKTDQEIAREILSTLAASWVPAEKLKIKVEHGVITLEGTLQWNFQKQTATKSLKNITGITKVRNMIVIKADTPDEVEKKHLENALKLNWSMDNQDVRVEVDGKTVTLTGVVNSYYQKEEAERIAWQAPGVNTVKNELSLELKD from the coding sequence ATGAAAACAAACCAGGGTTTACAAACAGATGTTGAGAATGCGCTCCTTTGGGAGCCCTTATTACATACAGCTAAAATTAGTGTTATTGCAGAAGACGGTATCATCACACTGGCCGGGACAGTTGACAGCTATGCCAAAAAAGCAGAAGCGGAAGAAGCTGCCAAAAAAGTGGCTGGGGTGAAAGTCATCATAGAACTGATCGAGGTCGTTTTGAGTAGTGAGATTCGCAAAACTGATCAGGAAATTGCCCGGGAGATATTAAGCACATTGGCGGCAAGCTGGGTTCCTGCAGAAAAATTAAAAATTAAGGTGGAGCATGGGGTGATAACACTGGAAGGAACACTTCAGTGGAATTTTCAAAAACAAACCGCCACCAAAAGTTTGAAAAACATTACCGGAATAACGAAAGTAAGAAACATGATCGTTATCAAGGCTGACACACCCGATGAAGTGGAGAAAAAGCACCTCGAAAATGCGCTCAAGCTCAATTGGTCTATGGATAATCAGGATGTCAGGGTCGAGGTTGATGGCAAAACGGTTACTTTAACCGGTGTAGTTAATTCCTATTATCAAAAAGAAGAAGCGGAAAGGATCGCCTGGCAGGCGCCCGGTGTTAATACTGTGAAGAATGAACTGTCTCTTGAACTTAAAGATTAG
- a CDS encoding MFS transporter — protein MSNSTQIFWLFLLAIPIACVAWTVTHEEVFREPREYCVKRSKEGKTLLERKFFYLFTCEYCFSHYVTIIFLLLTDYKLLMTNWTGYVIAGFALVYVANAYMSLFGLIRQDIVKEKTEIKVMEITTEKSKPPSS, from the coding sequence ATGTCAAACTCTACCCAGATCTTTTGGCTTTTCTTATTAGCCATCCCGATAGCCTGTGTCGCCTGGACAGTAACGCATGAAGAAGTATTCCGGGAACCAAGGGAATATTGCGTTAAACGAAGTAAGGAAGGAAAGACACTGCTGGAAAGGAAGTTTTTTTACCTGTTTACCTGCGAGTATTGCTTCAGCCACTACGTAACCATTATATTTTTATTGCTGACTGATTATAAGCTATTGATGACAAACTGGACAGGTTACGTGATAGCTGGGTTTGCATTGGTTTATGTGGCCAACGCCTATATGAGTTTGTTTGGCCTGATCCGCCAGGATATTGTCAAGGAAAAAACCGAGATCAAAGTAATGGAGATCACAACCGAAAAATCAAAACCCCCTTCTTCGTGA
- a CDS encoding ABC transporter ATP-binding protein yields the protein MKKYLPFFAKYKKALILAPLLVIIDVICEIVQPFLMSKIVDLGVKQKDLTYILHTGGFMVILSLVAIAANVGNIYYSSQISVGFAAELRKGMFSKIQEFSFSNLDRFSSASLTTRMTNDVNIIQNVIMMSLRLLFRAPLMLLFAVVIAVTINAGLAIIIAVAIPVLAICMYVILHKGFPFFEKMQQKLDRVNAVVQENLVNVRVVKSFVREDFEKKKFGYANDELRAMAVKASGMVVLIMPVMQLVMNLSVVAIVWFGGKAIIAGTFQVGQLMSFITYITQILMSLMMLSMIIMTFSRAEASSDRVLEILNTTIDIVDSPAAKEKNLQVGLGKVEFRNVFFKYHADGTEFVLKNINLVIKPGETVALIGATGAAKSTLVQLIPRLYDVTSGTVLIDDVDVRDYTLPNLRNNLKLVLQQNELFSGTVRQNLKWGNQKATDDQIITAAKDAQAHDFIMSLPEQYETILGQSGVNVSGGQKQRLCIARAILRKPVILILDDSTSAVDTITEAKMRSSFREHLKGTTIFIIAQRISSIVSADNIVLLDNGEIIGTGSHDALIKNSSVYQEIYNSQQLQ from the coding sequence ATGAAAAAATACCTTCCCTTTTTCGCCAAATATAAGAAGGCCCTGATCCTCGCGCCATTATTGGTCATTATCGATGTCATATGCGAAATTGTGCAACCGTTCCTGATGTCTAAAATCGTGGATCTTGGAGTAAAGCAGAAAGACCTGACATATATCCTGCATACCGGTGGCTTTATGGTGATTTTATCCCTGGTCGCCATAGCAGCCAACGTCGGCAATATCTATTACTCTTCTCAAATTTCTGTCGGCTTTGCCGCGGAACTCAGAAAAGGAATGTTCAGCAAAATACAGGAATTTTCTTTCTCCAATTTAGACAGGTTCAGTTCCGCATCACTTACCACCCGGATGACCAATGACGTTAATATTATTCAGAATGTGATCATGATGTCACTTCGTTTATTATTCCGCGCGCCATTGATGTTGCTGTTTGCTGTGGTTATTGCCGTTACTATTAATGCTGGTTTGGCGATTATTATCGCTGTTGCTATCCCGGTTTTAGCCATTTGCATGTATGTCATTTTACACAAGGGCTTTCCGTTCTTTGAAAAAATGCAGCAAAAGCTGGATCGAGTCAACGCAGTCGTTCAGGAAAACCTGGTGAATGTACGCGTAGTTAAATCCTTTGTCCGGGAAGATTTCGAAAAGAAGAAGTTTGGGTACGCCAATGATGAATTAAGAGCCATGGCGGTTAAGGCATCTGGCATGGTTGTGCTGATCATGCCTGTGATGCAACTGGTGATGAATTTGTCCGTCGTAGCCATCGTCTGGTTTGGTGGAAAAGCGATTATTGCAGGCACTTTCCAGGTTGGGCAGCTGATGTCATTTATTACCTACATCACCCAAATACTGATGTCACTGATGATGCTGTCTATGATAATTATGACCTTCTCCAGAGCTGAAGCCTCATCTGACAGGGTATTGGAAATATTAAACACAACAATTGATATCGTTGATTCGCCTGCCGCAAAAGAAAAGAATCTCCAGGTCGGTTTGGGAAAAGTTGAGTTTAGAAATGTATTTTTCAAATACCATGCTGATGGAACGGAATTCGTTTTGAAAAACATCAATTTAGTAATTAAGCCGGGTGAAACCGTCGCGCTTATAGGTGCAACGGGAGCCGCCAAAAGTACGCTGGTTCAATTGATCCCGAGATTGTATGATGTGACCAGCGGAACAGTATTGATTGACGACGTGGATGTTCGCGATTACACTTTGCCAAACCTTCGCAATAACCTTAAACTGGTGCTGCAGCAAAATGAACTGTTTTCGGGTACGGTCAGACAAAACCTTAAATGGGGAAATCAAAAAGCTACAGATGATCAAATAATAACTGCTGCTAAAGATGCCCAGGCCCATGATTTTATCATGTCCCTTCCCGAACAATATGAGACAATTTTGGGACAAAGCGGAGTCAACGTATCAGGCGGGCAAAAACAGCGGCTTTGTATTGCCCGGGCAATTCTGCGCAAGCCGGTCATATTAATTCTGGATGATAGTACCAGCGCGGTTGATACCATCACGGAAGCTAAAATGCGGTCATCATTTCGGGAGCATCTGAAAGGAACAACCATATTCATCATAGCGCAAAGGATCAGTTCGATCGTATCAGCAGACAATATCGTTTTATTGGATAATGGCGAAATAATCGGCACTGGCTCCCACGACGCGCTAATTAAAAACAGCTCCGTTTACCAGGAAATTTATAACTCTCAGCAGTTACAATGA
- a CDS encoding ABC transporter ATP-binding protein, with amino-acid sequence MMSDSNEKYQAKNNARLAPAGLPGKHGHLSIEKPKNSRLVIIRLWRYLSRQRALLFLVLFLLLINIGSTLLGSYLLRPIINNYIIPRNIPGLISMILLLAGIYIIGAITGIYLNRLMIVIAQKTISAIRTDVFSKLQILPLKFFDSTSHGELMSRFTNDMDNVSDALNTSILQLFTSAITLTGIFTLMVYISPLLTVVTLIVVPFMLWVASAIIKKSKGFFANQQIALGAVDGYIEEMITGQKVVKVFCFEAVAEDDFEKLNFDLRDKATKAQLYSGVMQPIIQNLNTINFALTATVGGLLAIFSGLDLGGLAAFLQYSRQFGRPVNEISSQYNTLQGALAGAERIFQIMDEIPEVADAAAAVQLVNIKGDVRFNEVTFGYDNGIAVLKEIAIIAKAGQKIALVGSTGAGKTTIMNLLPRFYDIWSGLITIDGIDIMKVQRSSLRKSLAIVLQDTHLFTGSVMENIRYGRLEASDEEVVAAATLSGADSFIQRLPKGYQTLLQNDGGNLSQGQRQLLNIARATVSRPSILILDEATSSIDTRTEQFIQKGLDQLMNGRTSFIVAHRLSTVRNADEILVLESGEIIERGNHKELLEKKGRYYQLYQGQFE; translated from the coding sequence ATGATGAGCGACAGCAACGAAAAATATCAGGCCAAGAACAACGCCCGGCTGGCACCAGCAGGCCTCCCCGGAAAACACGGGCATCTATCCATAGAAAAACCCAAAAATTCACGGCTCGTCATCATTCGCCTGTGGCGCTACTTAAGCCGGCAAAGGGCTTTGCTGTTTCTGGTCCTTTTTCTTTTGCTGATCAATATTGGTTCTACTTTGCTGGGTTCTTATCTTTTGCGTCCGATTATTAACAACTACATCATTCCCCGTAATATTCCCGGATTGATAAGTATGATTCTACTACTGGCTGGTATTTATATAATCGGTGCCATCACCGGTATCTATCTGAACCGGCTGATGATCGTGATCGCGCAAAAAACGATCAGTGCTATTCGCACCGATGTGTTTAGCAAATTACAGATATTGCCTTTAAAGTTTTTTGACAGTACTAGCCATGGGGAGCTGATGAGCCGTTTTACAAACGATATGGATAATGTTAGTGACGCTTTAAACACCAGCATCCTGCAGTTATTTACAAGTGCCATTACGCTGACCGGGATCTTTACCCTAATGGTTTATATAAGTCCTTTGCTTACCGTAGTAACGCTAATTGTTGTTCCTTTTATGCTATGGGTCGCATCTGCCATCATAAAAAAAAGCAAGGGTTTTTTTGCCAACCAGCAAATAGCGCTCGGCGCTGTCGATGGCTATATTGAAGAGATGATTACCGGCCAAAAAGTTGTGAAGGTTTTTTGTTTTGAAGCCGTAGCGGAAGACGACTTTGAAAAGTTGAATTTTGATCTTCGGGATAAGGCGACCAAGGCTCAGTTATATTCAGGTGTGATGCAACCGATCATCCAAAACTTAAATACCATCAATTTCGCCTTAACAGCAACGGTAGGCGGCCTGTTGGCCATCTTCAGCGGTTTAGACCTCGGGGGATTGGCGGCTTTTTTGCAATATTCCAGGCAATTTGGCCGGCCTGTGAACGAGATATCAAGTCAGTATAATACGTTGCAGGGGGCGTTAGCCGGTGCTGAAAGAATATTTCAGATCATGGACGAAATACCGGAAGTAGCTGATGCCGCGGCAGCGGTCCAATTGGTCAATATTAAAGGCGACGTCCGGTTCAATGAGGTGACTTTCGGGTATGATAATGGTATCGCAGTGTTAAAAGAAATAGCCATTATTGCCAAAGCAGGTCAGAAAATCGCTTTAGTGGGTTCTACCGGCGCAGGTAAAACAACCATCATGAACTTACTGCCCCGATTTTATGATATCTGGTCGGGACTCATCACGATCGATGGCATCGATATCATGAAGGTACAGCGCAGCAGCTTGAGAAAGTCACTCGCCATTGTATTGCAGGACACGCATCTTTTTACAGGATCAGTGATGGAAAATATCCGGTACGGCAGATTGGAGGCTAGTGACGAGGAAGTGGTTGCTGCTGCAACACTATCGGGTGCCGATTCATTTATCCAACGCTTGCCAAAGGGCTACCAAACCTTACTCCAAAATGACGGAGGTAACCTCAGCCAGGGGCAAAGGCAGTTGTTAAATATTGCGCGCGCTACGGTATCGCGGCCTTCTATATTGATATTAGACGAGGCCACCAGTTCCATTGATACGCGCACCGAGCAATTTATACAAAAAGGATTGGATCAATTGATGAACGGACGTACCAGCTTTATCGTTGCGCACCGCTTGTCGACCGTTCGTAACGCGGATGAGATCCTGGTACTTGAAAGCGGAGAAATTATAGAGCGCGGAAACCATAAAGAATTACTGGAAAAGAAAGGCAGATATTATCAATTATACCAGGGGCAGTTCGAGTGA
- a CDS encoding glycoside hydrolase family 130 protein encodes MNPFKLNRLGTIMRSQPGNPLEEEGVCNPAVVRGPDGHLYLFPRLVAKGNYSRIGIARVLFNEAGDPFGVERLGIALEPQESYEKRPGGGGGCEDARITYVEPLQYFQMTYTAYGPDGPRIAIAQSKDLLNWERLGLVSFSPYKHINFNGVFDKDASLFPIDMLSPHGHPSVAMLHRPLFPGTSPEEIVKLDKKHKIDLDLESIWISYCNLKHETDAAYRHAQFTSHHRLASPEQAWEQLKIGAGAPPVLTRHGWLLVYHGVHELEGSTKYSPKLCYSAGVMILSENEPMRICYRSKAPVLIPELEDERIGTIANVVFPTGIDCRTDLGQSDRYDVYYGMADDCIGVATMKIPDLLP; translated from the coding sequence ATGAATCCATTTAAGTTAAACCGCCTGGGTACGATTATGAGATCCCAGCCTGGTAATCCGCTGGAAGAAGAAGGGGTTTGTAACCCGGCTGTTGTTCGTGGCCCCGACGGTCATCTGTATTTATTTCCAAGATTGGTTGCTAAGGGTAATTACTCGAGAATTGGTATTGCTCGGGTGCTTTTTAACGAAGCCGGTGACCCTTTTGGAGTAGAACGACTTGGAATAGCCCTCGAACCTCAGGAATCTTACGAAAAAAGGCCAGGTGGTGGCGGGGGGTGTGAAGATGCGCGGATTACTTACGTGGAACCTTTACAATATTTCCAGATGACTTACACCGCTTACGGGCCTGATGGGCCCCGGATCGCCATTGCACAGTCTAAGGATCTTTTAAATTGGGAACGACTGGGACTGGTTAGCTTTTCACCTTACAAGCATATTAATTTCAACGGGGTATTTGATAAGGATGCCAGCCTTTTTCCAATCGATATGCTAAGCCCTCATGGGCACCCCTCCGTGGCCATGCTGCACAGGCCGTTGTTTCCGGGTACAAGCCCGGAGGAGATCGTAAAACTTGATAAAAAGCATAAAATCGATCTTGATCTAGAAAGCATCTGGATATCTTATTGCAACTTAAAGCACGAAACCGATGCTGCCTACCGACACGCCCAATTCACCTCGCACCATAGACTGGCCAGTCCGGAGCAGGCATGGGAACAATTGAAGATAGGTGCGGGCGCGCCCCCTGTACTTACCAGACACGGCTGGCTGTTGGTTTATCATGGAGTACATGAATTAGAGGGATCAACAAAATATAGCCCGAAGTTATGTTATTCAGCAGGCGTAATGATTCTATCCGAAAACGAGCCTATGAGAATCTGCTACCGTTCTAAAGCTCCTGTGCTAATACCGGAACTGGAAGATGAAAGGATAGGGACCATAGCTAATGTGGTTTTTCCCACAGGTATAGATTGTCGGACTGACCTGGGCCAATCGGATCGTTATGATGTTTATTACGGAATGGCGGATGACTGCATTGGCGTAGCTACAATGAAAATACCGGATCTGTTGCCGTAA